In one window of Erythrolamprus reginae isolate rEryReg1 chromosome 1, rEryReg1.hap1, whole genome shotgun sequence DNA:
- the LOC139167015 gene encoding olfactory receptor 5AR1-like: protein MDKRNGSTFSEFILQGLTDNPNMQLVLFTVILFVYIITVLGNLGMIILICTKTQLHKPMYYFLGNLSFVDLCCASTIAPKMLIDLLSESKRISYSGCVTQLFVFAILADAECLFLAVMAYDRYVAICNPLLYPTVMSKKACQKIVSIVYFTVLLDSMIQTSCTFRLSFCSSNIINHFFCDEPPLLMLSCSDTYITEVVLFTWNCTIF, encoded by the coding sequence ATGGACAAAAGGAATGGTTCTACCTTTTCTGAATTCATACTTCAGGGATTGACAGATAATCCCAATATGCAACTTGTTCTTTTTACAGTCATCCTATTTGTTTATATCATCACTGTATTAGGGAATCTGGGGATGATTATCTTGATTTGCACTAAAACCCAACTTCACAAACCCATGTATTATTTCCTAGGCAATCTCTCCTTTGTTGATCTCTGCTGTGCCTCAACCATTGCTCCTAAAATGCTAATTGACTTATTAAGTGAAAGTAAAAGGATTTCCTACAGTGGTTGTGTTACACAGCTCTTTGTATTTGCTATCCTTGCAGATGCAGAATGCCTTTTCTTGGCTGTGATGGCCTATGACAGATATGTGGCCATCTGCAATCCACTTCTCTACCCAACTGTAATGTCCAAAAAAGCCTGCCAGAAAATTGTCTCCATTGTGTACTTTACAGTCCTGTTAGATTCAATGATACAAACTTCCTGTACATTCCGGTTATCTTTTTGTAGTTCCAACATTATCAATCACTTTTTCTGCGATGAGCCTCCACTTCTAATGCTCTCCTGTTCCGACACTTATATTACTGAGGTTGTGCTATTTACATGGAATTGCACAATCTTCTGA